One region of Fragaria vesca subsp. vesca linkage group LG4, FraVesHawaii_1.0, whole genome shotgun sequence genomic DNA includes:
- the LOC101295225 gene encoding EGF domain-specific O-linked N-acetylglucosamine transferase-like has product MKKKESIAAVLVVSLLVMLFVCHINLSENLKLNFELIQSLATTPKPGIFKRLAPRGQDPIESTHLQSSSSTMIRCTRSDDYYDFCYINGPTVLDPTTSTLFVMDATGPTVVEKIKPYPRKHENSTMSRIKEFTLTSGPPGPKCQIQHNAPAIVFSAGGYTGNFFHDFNDGFIPLYIIVNSILYDQVPVLAISRARDWWIQRYSDLLNVFSEHPIINLDNDTATHCFRSATVGLIAHGFLTVNPKKLKTPKTLPHFHAMLGKAFGQRETAQRFHLQRHHNDRPRLVFISRNVSVGRAILNQEEAMDLAERIGFEVIVYEPSSRTSLHAAYDLLNNSHAVVGVHGAALTHLLFMRPGTVFMQIVPLGTKWIAKWCYENPARAMGLQYIDYRITAEESSLAETYGKDNIVVKDPAGKIGRNWSVEFMKIYLKEQNVRLDLDRFSWFLKAAYDKAKRFMEKEG; this is encoded by the exons ATGAAAAAGAAAGAGTCGATAGCGGCGGTTTTGGTGGTGTCGCTCTTGGTGATGTTGTTTGTTTGCCACATCAATCTGTCGGAAAATTTGAAGTTGAACTTCGAACTCATTCAATCACTTGCAACAACTCCAAAACCAG GTATCTTCAAACGATTAGCACCGAGAGGGCAGGACCCTATCGAATCGACACATTTGCAATCTTCATCATCGACAATGATCAGATGCACCCGTTCCGATGATTACTACGATTTCTGTTACATCAACGGCCCAACAGTTCTGGACCCAACAACCTCCACCTTATTCGTAATGGATGCCACAGGCCCAACCGTGGTGGAGAAAATCAAGCCCTACCCACGGAAACACGAGAATTCAACAATGTCGAGAATCAAAGAGTTCACCCTCACCTCCGGCCCACCAGGCCCAAAATGCCAGATCCAACACAATGCCCCGGCCATCGTATTCAGTGCGGGCGGGTACACCGGAAACTTCTTCCATGATTTCAACGATGGGTTCATCCCCCTGTACATCATCGTCAATTCTATCCTCTACGATCAAGTCCCCGTCCTTGCGATTTCCAGAGCACGTGATTGGTGGATTCAGAGGTACTCAGATTTGCTAAACGTGTTTAGCGAGCACCCAATCATAAACCTTGATAATGATACTGCCACACATTGTTTTCGTTCTGCCACCGTGGGCCTAATTGCTCATGGGTTTTTGACCGTAAACCCCAAAAAGTTGAAGACCCCCAAAACACTACCACATTTCCATGCCATGCTAGGAAAAGCCTTTGGCCAAAGGGAAACCGCACAACGATTCCACCTTCAGCGCCACCACAACGATCGGCCACGCCTCGTGTTCATTAGCCGAAACGTAAGCGTGGGCCGAGCAATCTTGAATCAAGAGGAAGCAATGGACTTGGCAGAAAGAATAGGGTTTGAGGTGATTGTTTATGAGCCAAGTTCAAGGACTAGTTTGCATGCAGCATATGACTTGCTTAATAATAGCCATGCGGTGGTTGGTGTTCATGGTGCGGCCCTTACTCACTTGTTGTTCATGCGGCCGGGGACCGTGTTCATGCAAATTGTGCCGCTAGGGACTAAGTGGATAGCAAAATGGTGCTATGAAAATCCAGCTAGAGCAATGGGGCTGCAGTACATTGACTATAGGATTACCGCGGAGGAGAGCAGCTTGGCTGAAACATACGGCAAGGATAACATTGTGGTTAAGGATCCGGCCGGTAAGATTGGTCGGAATTGGTCCGTGGAGTTTATGAAGATTTATCTCAAGGAACAGAATGTCAGGTTGGATTTGGACAGGTTTTCTTGGTTTTTGAAGGCCGCTTATGACAAGGCCAAAAGGTTTATGGAGAAGGAAGGATAG
- the LOC101295515 gene encoding glycosyltransferase-like domain-containing protein 2-like, whose product MILLFEEKEDLYINSVKHETTREESKLISELIHHPPESLSLPLESPIICDRTSIRYDLCSINGPTVMDSATSTFFTMNSTGPPLVEIIRPYPRKFEDLIMSHIKNLTLTVGPRIPSCRVQHNAPALVFTAGGYTGNFWHDFNDGFIPLFITANTIFPDQDFIIVVSEAPKWWPSKYANLLRMFTKHPIVNLASDTTTHCFPSAKLGLISHGFMIINQTLLPSLKTYLSFRGLLGKAYNQYAQSQAQIFTSKPTKPRPRLVLASRRHAIGRSIMNQAQVIRLIKKVGFDVVVFEPKTKTSLQESYALLNSSHAFVGVHGAALTHSLFLRPGTVFVQVVPIGISWAAEAFFGRVAKGLSLEYFEYKIGVEESSLVDKYGKDNLLVRDPFALLKTGWPTEVMNIYLKEQNVKLDLVRFKRYLKKAFNRAKRFMENEG is encoded by the exons ATGATTTTGTTGTTCGAAGAAAAAGAAGATTTGTATATAAACAGTGTCAAACATG AGACAACTCGTGAAGAGTCGAAGTTGATTAGTGAACTAATCCACCACCCACCGGAGTCTTTGTCACTTCCTCTGGAGAGTCCGATCATCTGTGACCGAACCTCCATACGATATGATCTTTGCTCAATCAACGGTCCGACAGTCATGGATTCAGCTACATCAACTTTCTTCACTATGAACTCGACCGGACCTCCATTGGTGGAAATAATCAGACCCTATCCTCGAAAATTTGAGGACCTCATAATGTCGCATATCAAGAACCTCACACTGACTGTCGGGCCAAGAATCCCATCGTGTAGAGTTCAACATAATGCTCCTGCCCTAGTATTCACCGCCGGAGGTTACACCGGAAACTTTTGGCACGACTTCAATGATGGATTCATCCCTCTCTTTATCACAGCCAACACCATATTCCCCGATCAAGACTTCATCATTGTGGTTTCTGAAGCTCCTAAATGGTGGCCTAGTAAGTATGCAAATTTACTACGCATGTTCACCAAGCATCCTATTGTTAACCTAGCAAGTGATACCACCACACATTGTTTTCCCTCTGCCAAGCTAGGCCTTATATCACATGGTTTCATGATCATAAACCAAACACTACTACCCAGCTTAAAGACATACTTGAGTTTTCGTGGGCTTCTTGGCAAAGCCTATAACCAATATGCCCAATCCCAAGCCCAAATCTTCACCTCTAAGCCCACAAAACCTCGGCCCCGACTTGTTCTAGCGAGCCGACGTCATGCCATTGGACGCTCCATTATGAACCAAGCCCAAGTCATTCGTTTGATAAAGAAAGTAGGTTTTGATGTGGTGGTGTTTGAGCCTAAGACCAAAACCTCATTGCAAGAATCTTATGCATTACTGAACTCAAGCCATGCATTTGTTGGGGTTCATGGAGCTGCCCTCACGCACTCATTGTTCCTCCGGCCGGGCACGGTGTTTGTGCAGGTGGTGCCGATCGGGATAAGCTGGGCGGCGGAAGCGTTTTTCGGGAGAGTAGCAAAGGGGTTGAGTTTGGAGTATTTTGAGTACAAAATTGGAGTGGAAGAGAGTAGCTTGGTGGACAAGTATGGGAAGGACAATTTGTTGGTAAGGGATCCATTTGCTCTTCTTAAAACAGGTTGGCCCACCGAGGTTATGAACATTTACTTGAAAGAACAAAATGTGAAACTGGATTTGGTTAGGTTCAAGAGATATTTGAAGAAAGCTTTTAATAGGGCTAAGAGATTTATGGAGAATGAGGGTTAA
- the LOC101295806 gene encoding uncharacterized protein LOC101295806: MHQGLCSSYIRVKSMRTPVRRPMRKTRVLVALAASCLCFIVFHICISSTTRILNRAEFSAETPEITRDILAISKQSHHPSKEIPIICDRTSKHYDLCSINSPTVLDPTTSTFFIMSSTQLPSMATIRPYPRKFEDFIMSRIKDFTLTVGPRIPLCKVQHNAPALVFAAGGYTGNFWHDFNDGFIPLFITINTLLPDQDFVIVASDAPKLWVSKYADLLHIFTKHPIITLGNVTTTHCFPSAKLGLITHGFMTINQTLIPNSKTFLHFRELLDNAYNRRSQARLLLSQLKKPRPRLVLASRSHATGRRIMNQAQVVRLIKKVGFDVVVFEPKANTSLHESYALLNSSHALVGIHGAALTHSLFLRPGSVFVQVVPIGVDWVAKACFGTVAKGLDLEYFEYKIGVEESSLVDKYGNDSLVVKDPSGLQKMGWRAEVMDIYLKEQNVKLDLVMFKGYLKQAYKKAKKFMENNG; encoded by the exons ATGCATCAGGGCCTTTGTTCATCATATATCAGAGTTAAGTCGATGCGAACACCGGTTCGAAGGCCAATGAGGAAGACGAGGGTTTTGGTAGCATTGGCTGCGTCGTGCTTGTGTTTCATTGTGTTCCATATCTGTATCTCATCAACCACCAGAATTCTTAACAGGGCAGAATTTTCAGCAGAGACTCCAG AAATAACACGTGACATATTAGCCATTAGTAAACAATCCCATCACCCTTCAAAGGAAATTCCGATCATTTGCGACCGTACCTCTAAACATTACGACCTCTGCTCCATCAACAGTCCAACAGTCTTGGATCCAACCACATCCACATTCTTCATTATGAGCTCGACCCAACTTCCATCCATGGCAACAATCCGGCCCTATCCTCGAAAATTCGAAGACTTCATAATGAGCCGGATCAAGGACTTCACGCTCACTGTTGGCCCAAGAATCCCACTGTGTAAAGTCCAACACAATGCTCCAGCACTAGTATTCGCCGCCGGTGGATACACCGGAAACTTCTGGCACGACTTCAATGATGGGTTCATCCCACTCTTTATCACCATCAACACACTCTTGCCGGATCAAGACTTCGTAATCGTGGCTTCGGACGCTCCAAAGTTGTGGGTTTCTAAGTATGCTGATTTACTACACATTTTCACCAAGCACCCTATAATTACCCTTGGAAATGTTACCACCACCCATTGTTTTCCTTCTGCCAAGCTAGGCCTCATAACACATGGTTTCATGACTATAAACCAAACACTAATACCAAACTCAAAAACATTTCTACATTTCCGTGAGCTCCTAGACAATGCATATAACCGAAGATCCCAAGCTCGACTCCTCCTCTCTCAGCTGAAAAAACCCCGGCCGCGGCTTGTTCTGGCGAGCCGGAGTCATGCAACTGGACGCAGGATCATGAACCAAGCTCAAGTAGTTCGTTTGATAAAGAAAGTGGGGTTTGATGTGGTTGTGTTTGAGCCTAAGGCCAATACCTCATTGCATGAGTCTTATGCGTTACTTAATTCAAGCCATGCTTTGGTTGGGATACATGGCGCTGCACTTACACACTCATTGTTCCTCCGGCCGGGTTCGGTGTTTGTGCAGGTGGTGCCGATTGGGGTGGACTGGGTGGCGAAGGCGTGCTTCGGGACTGTGGCAAAGGGGTTGGACTTGGAGTATTTTGAGTACAAGATCGGAGTGGAAGAGAGTAGCTTGGTGGACAAGTATGGCAATGATAGTTTAGTAGTGAAAGATCCGAGTGGTCTTCAGAAAATGGGGTGGCGAGCTGAGGTTATGGACATTTACTTGAAGGAGCAAAATGTGAAACTGGATTTGGTTATGTTCAAGGGGTATTTGAAGCAAGCTTATAAAAAGGCTAAGAAATTTATGGAGAACAATGGTTAA
- the LOC101296095 gene encoding chorismate mutase, chloroplastic-like, whose product MDATKMLQPSVSNISAYTTLKSSLSRPLSHLVCKTIFATSCHSFVSNRGRKWTLQASTSPSYFRRYSEKKRVDESESLTLDSIRQSLIRQEDDIIFCFLERAQYAHNPNTYDPNAFSMEGFHGSLVEFMLMETEKLHAQVGRYKSPDEHPFFPEHLPEPLLPPLQYPQVLHSCADSININHQVWDMYFGNILPSLVEQGDDGNCGSAAVCDTLCLQALSKRIHYGKFVAEAKFQESFAAYEPAIKAKDRAKLMELLTFKKVEEGVKKRVEIKTRTLGQEIKIHHEEDDATPVYKIKPNLVADVYGDWIMPLTKEVEVQYLLRRLEDS is encoded by the exons ATGGACGCCACCAAGATGTTACAACCTTCAGTCTCCAACATTTCAGCCTACACTACCCTAAAGTCCTCCTTATCAAGACCCCTTTCGCATTTGGTCTGCAAGACCATTTTTGCAACCTCCTGCCATAGCTTTGTATCCAATCGAGGAAGAAAATGGACCCTGCAAGCTTCTACATCTCCATCATACTTCAGGAG ATATTCAGAGAAGAAGAGAGTAGACGAAAGCGAGAGCTTGACTCTCGACAGCATAAGGCAATCTTTGATTCGCCAGGAAGACGACATTATATTTTGTTTTTTGGAGAGGGCACAGTATGCTCACAACCCCAATACTTATGACCCTAATGCTTTCTCTATGGAAGGATTTCATGGTTCGCTGGTGGAGTTCATGCTCATGGAAACTGAAAAGCTCCATGCTCAG GTTGGCAGATACAAGAGTCCTGATGAGCATCCATTCTTCCCAGAACACTTGCCTGAGCCATTGCTTCCACCTCTGCAGTACCCACAG GTTCTACATTCTTGTGCTGATTCGATTAATATAAACCACCAAGTTTGGGATATGTATTTTGGAAATATTCTTCCCAGCCTAGTCGAACAAGGAGATGATGGTAATTGTGGATCAGCTGCTGTTTGTGACACCCTTTGCTTGCAG GCACTCTCGAAGAGAATCCACTATGGTAAATTTGTCGCAGAGGCAAAATTCCAAGAATCCTTTGCAGCCTATGAGCCTGCGATTAAAGCAAAA GACAGGGCTAAATTGATGGAGTTGCTGACATTTAAGAAAGTGGAAGAAGGTGTCAAGAAGAGAGTAGAGATCAAGACAAGAACACTTGGCCAGGAAATCAAAATCCACCATGAGGAAGACGATGCTACTCCTGTGTACAAGATCAAGCCAAATCTTGTTGCAGATGTGTATGGGGATTGGATCATGCCTCTCACCAAAGAAGTTGAAGTACAATACCTGTTGAGAAGACTTGAAGATAGTTAG
- the LOC101294354 gene encoding uncharacterized protein At5g01610-like, which produces MEKALTKVSSLKIGNSWISKKAKEELSNISDDITTFSSTVEQKAKWIFDKLKGKPTKSLPELLREYNLPPGLFPANITCYEFTETNAKLIVYLPAPSEVTFKDSSSIRYATRVKANLLRGKLLGIEGMKTKVVVWVKVTCVAVESTKSDKVWFTAGVKKSRSKDVYIMPQDAIRVQEF; this is translated from the exons ATGGAGAAGGCTCTAACCAAAGTGAGCAGCTTGAAGATTGGGAACTCATGGATCTCCAAGAAAGCCAAGGAGGAATTGTCTAACATCAGCGACGACATCACT ACTTTCTCAAGTACTGTTGAGCAGAAGGCAAAATGGATTTTCGATAAGCTAAAAG GAAAGCCAACAAAGAGCTTACCAGAACTCCTGCGAGAGTACAACTTGCCACCAGGGCTCTTTCCGGCAAACATAACCTGTTATGAGTTTACCGAGACAAACGCCAAGCTGATTGTATATTTGCCTGCTCCATCTGAAGTTACCTTCAAGGATTCATCTTCTATAAGGTATGCAACACGGGTAAAGGCAAATCTGTTGAGGGGAAAGCTCTTAGGAATAGAGGGAATGAAGACAAAAGTTGTTGTATGGGTTAAGGTTACTTGTGTAGCAGTGGAAAGTACCAAGTCTGACAAGGTCTGGTTTACTGCTGGCGTTAAGAAATCAAGATCCAAGGATGTCTACATCATGCCCCAAGATGCTATCAGAGTACAAGAGTTTTGA
- the LOC101294649 gene encoding uncharacterized protein LOC101294649 gives MGRWRAASLLLKNITIITTPPKSSSSFTPFSSSIPSYQFNFFIKSRPFSAIPSRVSIDPTDFESEPAYCPHEQLNENDDVGKIPIKAYFLCTSINLKSMQAEYLSNVIPPSSRSTNYIALRFCDFPSENSRFGVWENPSPWRYMVVFQYGSTVLFNVEEHEVQAYLNLVKGHASGMLREMVKDDYAVKEKPQLVDDMQGGPDYIVLRTLDTDSIRIISSVLGQSIALDYFVSQVDGMVEEFAEINRGMEKTGTFTMHKKKLLQLVGKANSTLADVIVKVGLFERSEIAWRDAKYAKIHEYLREEYEVTQRFGNLDFKLKFVEHNIHFLQEVLQNRKSDLLEWCIIFLLTIENIISLYEIVRDSGAVSG, from the exons ATGGGGAGATGGAGAGCAGCTTCTCTTCTCCTCAAGAACATAACCATCATAACCACACCACCCAAATCTTCATCTTCCTTCACTCCTTTTTCTTCTTCAATACCAAGTTACCAATTCAACTTCTTCATCAAGTCTAGGCCTTTCTCTGCAATCCCATCTCGGGTCTCAATCGACCCGACTGATTTCGAATCCGAACCTGCTTATTGTCCCCATGAACAACTCAATGAAAACGACGACGTTGGGAAAATACCCATCAAGGCGTATTTTCTTTGCACCAG TATCAATCTGAAGAGCATGCAGGCAGAGTATTTGAGCAATGTCATTCCTCCTTCGTCTCGCTCCACGAATTACATTGCACTCAGATTCTGTGATTTCCCTTCGGAAAATAGT AGATTTGGAGTATGGGAGAATCCAAGCCCGTGGCGTTACATGGTAGTATTCCAGTATGGATCTACTGTTCTGTTTAATGTTGAGGAACATGAAGTTCAAGCTTATCTGAATCTAGTCAAAGGGCATGCTTCTGGAATGCTACGAGAGATGGTGAAAGACG ATTATGCTGTAAAAGAGAAGCCTCAGCTGGTTGATGATATGCAGGGTGGGCCAGACTACATAGTACTTAGAACTTTGGACACAGATAGTATCCGCATTATAAGCAGTGTACTTGGCCAAAGTATTGCTTTAGATTATTTTGTTTCGCAG GTTGATGGTATGGTTGAAGAGTTTGCGGAGATAAACCGTGGCATGGAAAAAACTGGAACTTTCACTATGCATAAGAAGAAGCTTCTTCAACTCGTTGGAAAGGCCAACTCGACTCTAGCTGACGTTATTGTTAAAGTTGGTCTATTCGAGAG ATCAGAAATTGCTTGGAGGGATGCAAAGTATGCTAAAATACATGAATACTTAAGGGAGGAGTATGAAGTTACACAACGATTTGGAAACTTGGATTTCAAGTTAAAGTTTGTAGAG CACAACATTCATTTCTTGCAAGAAGTCCTACAAAACAGAAAATCTGATCTTCTGGAATGGTGCATCATCTTCCTGTTGACTATAGAGAATATTATATCACTATACGAGATTGTTCGTGATTCAGGTGCAGTTTCTGGGTGA
- the LOC101294933 gene encoding cell division topological specificity factor homolog, chloroplastic-like: MAGIGDLRVSATLASRTTHTLRSSLPSSKVESVSFLSGGSNISEIKPKWPGIAFVRRDIRQHSKRSLGDFQMSPNSINQDAESFLINAINMSFFERFNLAWKILFPSPASRRSSNANIAKQRLKMILFSDRCAVSDEAKRKIVNNIVHALSDFVEIESRDKVQLSVSTDTDLGTIYSVTVPVRRVKPEYQIGDETGTITNIEYKDTGEKSGAVDVRFDFFVPDE, encoded by the exons ATGGCTGGTATTGGGGATCTGAGAGTCTCGGCAACACTGGCTTCTCGTACGACGCACACTCTCCGGAGCTCTTTGCCGTCTTCGAAG GTAGAATCCGTCAGCTTTCTGAGCGGAGGGTCTAACATTTCTGAAATTAAACCAAAGTGGCCCGGGATAGCATTTGTCAGACGTGATATTCGTCAACATTCCAAGCGTTCTCTTGGAGATTTTCAAATGTCACCGAACTCCATTAACCAAGATGCTGAGAGCTTCCTCATTAACGCCATCAATATGAGTTTCTTTGAACGATTCAACTTGGCTTGGAAGATATTGTTCCCATCACCAGCCTCTAGAAGGAGCTCTAATGCAAATATAGCCAAGCAGCGCTTGAAGATGATCCTCTTCTCTGACCGATGTGCAGTTAGTGATGAGGCTAAACGGAAGATTGTCAACAACATCGTGCATGCTCTGTCTGATTTTGTGGAGATTGAATCACGCGACAAAGTTCAGCTGAGTGTGTCTACTGATACTGACCTCGGCACCATTTACTCAGTCACAGTGCCTGTAAGACGGGTTAAGCCAGAATATCAAATTGGAGATGAGACTGGAACAATAACAAATATCGAATACAAAGATACCGGAGAAAAGTCTGGTGCTGTAGATGTCAGGTTCGATTTCTTCGTCCCTGACGAATGA
- the LOC101296375 gene encoding mitotic checkpoint protein bub3-like, which translates to MSGAPLKFESPIQDAISRIRFAPTSHNLLISSWDSKLRLYDVESSLLRLEAPSEAALLDCCFQNETAAFSAGSDGCVRRYDLHSGSCETIGNHDDIATCIGYSDETSQVISAGLDKKIYAWDARMEKGKGYAFESLNSEVTSMSLSGLNMMVTMGASILMCDLRSPLKPFESKDSDLKTTIICGSASPHAKGFAVGSADGRVSLEILHPSNSDTRYMFRCHPKSTDRRYHLAAVNEIVFNPIIYGALLTGDDEGHVIAWDAQTRKRLFQLPKYPNSVASLSYHHQGRLLAVASSYTYRQAIELEEAPQIFIHDSGINLFLSELSKSAMSDEEHHFESKADAGASKTYPQQAGTIRKNGYIVIKNRPCKVVEVSTSKTGKHGHAKCHFVGIDIFTAKKLEDIVPSSHNCDVPHVNRTDYQLIDISEDGFVSLLTENGNTKDDLRLPTDDNLLTQIKDGFAEGKDLVVSVMSAMGEEQICALKDIGPK; encoded by the exons ATGAGCGGTGCCCCTTTGAAATTCGAATCCCCAATTCAAGACGCAATTTCCAGAATCCGATTCGCTCCAACCTCGCACAACCTCCTCATCTCTTCTTGGGACTCC AAACTGAGATTGTATGACGTGGAGAGCTCGCTGCTCAGATTAGAAGCTCCGTCGGAGGCTGCGCTACTCGATTGTTGCTTCCAGAATGAAACGGCGGCGTTTAGCGCCGGCTCTGATGGCTGTGTTAGGAG GTATGACTTGCATTCTGGAAGTTGTGAGACGATTGGGAACCATGATGACATAGCAACCTGCATTGGATATTCCGATGAAACAA GCCAGGTAATCAGTGCTGGTTTGGACAAGAAGATATATGCCTGGGACGCACGAATGGAGAAGGGTAAAGGATATGCGTTTGAAAGTCTCAACTCAGAGGTGACATCCATGTCACTCTCGGGTCTCAACATGATGGTAACCATGGGAGCATCAATACTCATGTGTGATTTGCGAAGCCCTCTAAAACCATTTGAATCAAAAGATTCAGATTTGAAGACAACGATTATATGTGGTAGTGCGAGTCCGCATGCTAAAG GATTTGCTGTTGGCTCTGCAGATGGACGAGTATCCTTGGAGATTCTCCATCCATCTAATTCAGATACT AGATATATGTTCCGGTGTCATCCGAAGTCAACTGATAGAAGATATCATCTAGCAGCGGTGAATGAAATTGTGTTCAATCCTAT CATTTACGGTGCCCTTCTTACCGGAGATGATGAGGGTCATGTTATTGCATGGGATGCTCAAACCAGAAAGAGGCTGTTTCAG TTGCCTAAGTACCCAAATAGTGTGGCTTCCTTATCGTATCACCACCAGGGACGACTGTTGGCTGTTGCATCAAGCTACACATATCGGCAAGCTATTGAATT AGAAGAGGCCCCTCAGATATTTATACATGATTCTG GAATCAATCTCTTCCTTTCAGAGCTCAGCAAGTCAGCCATGTCCGACGAGGAGCACCACTTCGAGTCTAAGGCCGACGCCGGAGCCTCCAAGACCTATCCTCAGCAGGCAGGCACCATCCGAAAGAACGGTTACATTGTCATCAAAAACAGGCCCTGCAAG GTTGTGGAGGTTTCTACTTCCAAAACCGGCAAGCACGGACATGCCAAGTGCCACTTTGTTGGTATTGACATCTTCACTGCCAAGAAGCTTGAGGATATTGTTCCCTCTTCCCACAATTGCGAT GTTCCCCATGTCAACCGTACTGACTACCAGCTGATTGATATCTCTGAGGATGGATTT GTGAGTCTGCTGACTGAGAATGGTAACACCAAGGATGACCTGAGGCTTCCAACCGATGACAATCTGCTTACACAG ATCAAGGATGGCTTTGCTGAAGGGAAAGACCTGGTTGTGTCTGTGATGTCTGCTATGGGTGAGGAGCAGATCTGTGCTCTCAAGGACATCGGTCCAAAGTAG
- the LOC101296659 gene encoding uncharacterized protein LOC101296659 codes for MSRASSSTSCNLLNREWDSLLLDVVFEILDKLLEPADHGRFAAICKRFHSLAKEYNKANRHIRQLNKDLLPPPMLLILEECTRDGVTIELQHPLRKSSTSIRLPVLKRISFEKVILSGDPALNPDSYVVGATHGESDLGLLAFIKARQQHWTYIQVPIPLRCVDAIFSKNQIYALGHNAEIVFVNLDSNSYNVPEAKLLTRLKRNIFGRGYLVESTNGDLLYIEKVQDIMCWIQEFKVYKVVFSDGDGSVIEQLLETTSIGDEALFLDDNHAVSFSVSNFPKCQPNSIYYSSKFNLRGPNGMPTFVFNLKDETITQSGALHGLWIMPSYNGLC; via the exons ATGTCAAGAGCCTCGAGCAGTACCAGCTGCAACTTATTAAACCGAGAATGGGATAGTCTCCTTCTAGATGTTGTGTTTGAGATTCTTGATAAGTTGCTAGAACCTGCTGACCATGGTCGCTTTGCAGCCATTTGCAAACGCTTTCATTCTCTTGCGAAGGAGTACAACAAGGCAAACCGACACATCCGCCAACTTAACAAGGATCTTCTTCCTCCCCCCATGCTTTTGATAC TTGAAGAATGCACCAGGGATGGTGTGACAATAGAACTTCAGCACCCTTTAAGGAAATCATCAACTAGTATTCGTCTCCCTGTCTTAAAACGAATTTCATTCGAAAAGGTTATACTATCTGGGGATCCGGCTCTGAATCCAGACAGTTATGTGGTTGGAGCAACACACGGTGAAAGTGATTTGGGGTTGCTGGCTTTCATCAAAGCAAGACAACAACACTGGACTTACATCCAGGTACCAATACCTCTTCGATGCGTTGACGCTATATTTTCTAAGAACCAAATCTATGCTCTAGGCCACAATGCAGAGATTGTGTTTGTGAATCTTGATAGCAACAGCTACAATGTGCCGGAAGCAAAGCTACTCACACGTCTAAAACGGAATATTTTTGGCCGCGGGTATCTTGTCGAGTCGACTAATGGAGACCTATTGTATATCGAAAAAGTACAAGATATTATGTGCTGGATTCAAGAATTCAAGGTTTACAAGGTGGTGTTCAGTGATGGAGATGGCTCCGTTATTGAGCAGCTACTTGAAACAACAAGCATTGGAGATGAAGCTTTATTTCTGGATGACAATCATGCAGTCTCTTTTTCGGTATCAAACTTTCCCAAGTGCCAGCCAAATTCCATATACTACAGCTCGAAGTTCAACTTAAGAGGTCCAAATGGTATGCCAACTTTCGTGTTCAACTTAAAAGATGAAACCATCACACAGAGTGGGGCGCTACATGGACTTTGGATTATGCCGTCTTATAATGGACTCTGCTAG